From Nitrospirota bacterium, the proteins below share one genomic window:
- a CDS encoding nucleotidyltransferase family protein: MELDKWNTAGRQRVQPLIARQIASGILRAGGRLQPTPQAVRRTTLAKNLFILAAEERVTRFMARRHVPCLALKGVGLCELAFPDLGCRPTGDVDLLVYREDVPKAADILRDLGYLPLHPLPELNRFHEATFSHRSNGSRVPPVDLHWGLCAEKFGLHARFDFDLAEYDVWKNADLKGHRLSPEMTFLHIILHAFTNSFSMLSDFVDVMYVFRAVRDRVEWKAWADDVRRFRMAGITAFALSQVARWWEVRYPAPLQAVVQEDLPLAGRLDFLRDAAFRGDIGGWRERLAMPLFFQPAGRVPTAYLRMVFGLLDSRL, encoded by the coding sequence GTGGAGCTGGACAAATGGAATACGGCCGGACGGCAGCGTGTTCAACCGCTGATTGCCCGGCAGATCGCGAGTGGCATTCTCAGGGCCGGTGGCCGCCTCCAGCCGACTCCGCAGGCCGTCCGGAGGACCACCCTGGCGAAGAATCTTTTTATCCTGGCCGCGGAAGAACGAGTAACCCGGTTCATGGCGCGGCGGCACGTGCCGTGCTTGGCGCTCAAGGGCGTAGGTCTCTGCGAGTTGGCCTTTCCCGATTTGGGATGCCGGCCGACGGGGGATGTCGATTTGCTGGTTTACCGCGAGGATGTTCCCAAGGCCGCCGATATCCTCCGCGATCTGGGCTACTTGCCTCTCCACCCCCTGCCGGAGCTGAATCGATTCCATGAGGCGACTTTCTCGCACCGATCAAACGGGTCGCGGGTGCCCCCGGTCGATCTCCACTGGGGACTCTGCGCCGAGAAGTTCGGACTGCACGCGCGATTCGATTTCGACCTTGCTGAATACGACGTGTGGAAGAACGCGGACCTCAAGGGGCATCGGCTAAGCCCCGAGATGACCTTCCTGCACATCATCCTTCACGCCTTCACCAACTCTTTCTCGATGCTCTCGGATTTCGTGGATGTGATGTATGTTTTCCGCGCCGTGAGGGATCGAGTGGAGTGGAAGGCTTGGGCAGATGACGTGCGGCGGTTCAGAATGGCCGGGATCACGGCGTTCGCTCTGAGCCAGGTGGCCCGCTGGTGGGAGGTACGGTACCCGGCGCCATTGCAGGCCGTTGTGCAGGAGGATCTTCCGCTCGCCGGCCGGCTGGATTTCTTGAGAGATGCGGCCTTCCGAGGGGATATCGGGGGATGGAGGGAGCGGCTCGCCATGCCTCTGTTCTTCCAACCGGCCGGCCGTGTGCCGACGGCCTATTTGAGAATGGTTTTCGGTCTGCTAGACTCCCGCCTATGA
- a CDS encoding 50S ribosomal protein L11 methyltransferase, with the protein MRAHHGWPLLHRPITRTLGHLQKDSCKVTGDLLNHHREYLDDRIAQALYRRAIRRIVRPGDVVVDLGAGTGIHSMEACRAGARKVYALECGDMAVLARDIIGESPFSRRISVIHEHSSFVRLREKADVIISYLGPSDLVRSLPPARARFLRRGGRTIPSHLRFRFGPVEAPDVYAARIDAWRRRRGADFTAARRCAANTAHTTHWLPSHFLSRPRPAFTLPLDPGVHRPWKSNGTFVSARDGTLHGIGLWFEFRLARGIWLSTRPPLRLSPAVHRHAFLPLERPLPVRAGERLRLRLTLLPGFEWMWRWSVHSSSHALADQSSLDGLLLSADRIQAAEGSARTRLNARGQITQFVLERCRKGHTLDQITAALSRRPMTLSGNRREALDVTRNILADFARRPR; encoded by the coding sequence GTGCGCGCACATCACGGATGGCCGCTGCTTCACCGCCCGATCACCCGGACACTGGGCCACCTCCAAAAGGATAGCTGCAAAGTGACAGGGGATCTGCTCAACCACCATCGGGAATATCTCGATGACCGCATCGCGCAAGCCCTGTACCGGAGGGCCATTCGTCGAATCGTTCGACCGGGCGATGTCGTTGTCGACCTCGGAGCGGGCACGGGCATCCACTCCATGGAGGCGTGTAGAGCGGGGGCGAGGAAGGTGTATGCCCTGGAGTGTGGAGACATGGCCGTGCTTGCGAGGGACATCATCGGCGAATCACCGTTCAGCCGTCGAATCTCCGTCATTCACGAGCACTCCTCATTCGTGCGGCTGCGGGAAAAAGCGGACGTCATCATTTCCTACCTCGGCCCCAGCGACCTCGTTCGGTCGCTCCCGCCGGCCCGCGCGCGCTTCCTGCGCCGGGGTGGGCGAACCATTCCCTCCCACCTCCGGTTCCGGTTCGGCCCCGTGGAGGCGCCGGACGTCTACGCGGCGCGAATTGATGCCTGGAGAAGGCGGAGGGGCGCGGATTTCACGGCCGCGCGCCGATGCGCGGCCAACACGGCCCACACGACCCATTGGCTTCCCTCCCACTTTCTCTCTCGACCTCGCCCCGCGTTCACCCTCCCGTTGGATCCAGGCGTCCACCGGCCCTGGAAATCCAACGGCACATTCGTTTCCGCGCGCGACGGAACGCTCCACGGGATCGGGCTCTGGTTCGAGTTCCGGTTGGCCCGGGGGATCTGGCTCTCCACGCGACCCCCGCTCCGGCTGTCACCCGCCGTCCACAGGCACGCCTTTCTCCCGCTCGAACGGCCGCTGCCGGTGCGGGCCGGGGAGCGCCTGCGGCTCCGTCTGACTCTCCTGCCCGGATTTGAGTGGATGTGGAGATGGAGCGTCCATTCCTCATCTCATGCGCTTGCCGATCAGTCGTCCTTGGATGGCCTGCTCCTTTCAGCGGATCGAATTCAGGCCGCCGAGGGCTCCGCCCGCACAAGGCTGAACGCCCGCGGTCAAATAACACAGTTCGTGCTTGAGAGGTGCCGGAAAGGCCACACCCTGGATCAGATCACCGCGGCCTTGAGCCGCCGCCCTATGACCCTCTCGGGCAACCGCCGGGAGGCGCTCGACGTCACCCGAAACATTCTCGCCGATTTTGCCCGGCGCCCCAGGTGA
- a CDS encoding PqqD family protein has product MISPDVVWREVGGEIVLLDLRKGRYYGLQDAAALIWKGIARGEAVEAIGRRLLRNYRVTAERAQRDILTLARTLAGKGLVRLR; this is encoded by the coding sequence ATGATCTCCCCGGATGTGGTCTGGCGCGAAGTGGGAGGAGAAATCGTTCTTCTGGACCTCCGGAAGGGAAGGTATTACGGTCTCCAAGATGCCGCGGCGCTGATATGGAAAGGGATCGCGCGCGGGGAGGCCGTTGAGGCGATCGGCAGGAGACTGTTGCGGAACTACCGCGTAACGGCGGAGCGGGCCCAACGCGACATCCTCACGCTGGCGCGGACGCTTGCGGGCAAGGGGTTGGTTCGCCTCCGATAG
- a CDS encoding lasso peptide biosynthesis B2 protein has protein sequence MSRGRLQRFRRLEARERRRAVRALAAVGVCELALRVVSFKIILRALQWRADHAAPVDSDVAAVTHWIERVDPLVPGERSCLRRALSAYWLLGGAPGVELRLSARPERGRLHGHAWVREGSRDVMRAGRFGRVKPLLAVAASSSRETLKGSRLRAGSRLNTSAV, from the coding sequence ATGAGCCGTGGTCGGCTTCAGCGCTTCCGGCGCCTGGAAGCCCGCGAGAGGCGACGCGCGGTGCGCGCTCTCGCCGCCGTGGGAGTCTGCGAACTGGCCCTCCGAGTCGTGTCCTTCAAAATCATTCTCCGGGCCTTGCAATGGCGGGCCGACCACGCTGCACCGGTCGATTCGGATGTTGCGGCGGTCACGCATTGGATTGAAAGGGTGGACCCCCTCGTGCCGGGGGAGCGTTCCTGCCTTCGCCGGGCACTGTCGGCCTACTGGCTCTTGGGAGGGGCGCCTGGAGTCGAGTTGCGACTCTCAGCGAGGCCGGAGAGAGGTCGACTGCACGGGCATGCCTGGGTGCGGGAGGGGAGCCGTGACGTGATGCGGGCCGGACGGTTCGGCCGAGTGAAGCCCCTTCTGGCAGTCGCCGCGTCCTCCTCGCGCGAAACCCTCAAGGGCAGCCGGCTGCGCGCCGGCAGCCGCCTGAATACGAGCGCGGTCTGA
- a CDS encoding ABC transporter ATP-binding protein has product MTGSLPGFLRSLVPFVRPETPSLLAASALQMLGAGANLVLLWQARRLVDVIASEKNLAALPGVMAVVGALYILQAGFGVGHAYLVVRFGQRVGARLKVRLFERLEAQPFDYFSRHKTGELVSRLSNDVGALQSFLETVPSELARHAVTFSGATALLIYLNARLSLWVLAVVPAVVVAAKWSGRRMRRLSRDYHDRSAEALSTAEEALSSIRAVRSFQREEFEAERFGTQVWEGVRFALRRAAVNAILAPGLTLLGVMGAAGMVWYGGVQVIEGGMSAGDLVAFALYGGLLMGPFITATSLVGRLKEAQGASERVLSLLETPGDPTKPTEARALPRLRGRIRVREVEFSYPDGPPVLRGVSLDIPAGSVAAVVGPTGGGKSTLIQLIHGFYEPSAGSIEMDGEDIRTVRKESLYRQIAWVPQETILFGGTVSENLCYGKLDATEKEIEDACRIACVTEFIRALPRGLDTVIGQRGVMLSGGERQRIAIARAVLKDPRVLLLDEATSALDSETDRRVQDAIAEWGRGRTVLAVAHRLSTIRHADIILAMDAGRIIEQGTHDDLLARGGLYHHLWMLHVRAEERQTRPIALARSSA; this is encoded by the coding sequence TTGACCGGAAGTTTGCCGGGATTTCTGCGCAGTCTCGTTCCGTTCGTTCGGCCCGAGACCCCCTCCCTTTTGGCGGCGTCGGCCCTGCAGATGCTCGGCGCCGGCGCGAATCTGGTTCTTTTGTGGCAGGCCAGGCGCTTGGTGGATGTCATCGCCTCGGAGAAGAATCTCGCCGCGCTTCCCGGCGTGATGGCCGTGGTCGGCGCCCTCTACATTCTCCAGGCCGGATTCGGAGTGGGTCATGCCTACTTGGTTGTTCGGTTCGGGCAGCGGGTGGGCGCGCGGCTCAAGGTCCGGCTCTTCGAGCGGTTGGAGGCGCAACCGTTCGACTATTTCTCGCGTCACAAGACGGGAGAGCTCGTGTCGCGCCTCTCCAACGACGTGGGCGCCCTCCAGAGCTTCCTGGAAACCGTGCCTTCGGAGTTGGCCAGGCATGCGGTAACGTTCTCGGGGGCGACGGCCCTGCTGATCTATCTCAACGCGCGCCTCTCGCTCTGGGTTCTGGCGGTCGTCCCGGCCGTTGTGGTGGCGGCGAAGTGGTCCGGCCGGAGAATGCGGCGGCTCTCGCGCGACTACCATGATCGCTCGGCCGAGGCGCTTTCCACCGCGGAGGAAGCGCTCTCCTCCATCCGCGCCGTGCGATCGTTCCAACGGGAAGAATTCGAGGCGGAACGGTTCGGGACCCAAGTGTGGGAAGGGGTCCGATTTGCTCTCCGCAGGGCGGCGGTGAATGCCATCCTGGCCCCGGGGCTGACGCTCCTGGGGGTGATGGGAGCGGCGGGGATGGTGTGGTACGGAGGTGTGCAGGTCATCGAGGGGGGGATGAGCGCGGGAGATCTGGTGGCCTTCGCCCTGTATGGCGGTCTCCTCATGGGACCCTTCATCACCGCCACCAGCCTTGTGGGTCGTCTGAAGGAGGCGCAAGGCGCCTCGGAGCGTGTGCTCTCGCTCCTGGAGACACCGGGAGACCCGACGAAGCCGACCGAAGCGAGAGCCCTTCCACGCCTGCGAGGTCGAATTCGTGTGAGGGAGGTCGAGTTTTCCTACCCCGACGGTCCCCCGGTGCTTCGAGGCGTGAGCCTGGACATTCCGGCGGGGAGCGTGGCGGCGGTCGTCGGTCCGACGGGCGGGGGGAAGAGTACTCTCATCCAACTGATCCACGGGTTCTACGAACCGTCCGCGGGGAGCATCGAGATGGACGGCGAGGATATTCGGACGGTTCGGAAGGAAAGTCTGTATCGCCAGATCGCGTGGGTTCCTCAAGAGACGATCCTCTTTGGGGGAACGGTGAGCGAAAACCTTTGTTATGGAAAGCTGGACGCCACCGAGAAAGAGATTGAGGATGCCTGTCGAATCGCGTGCGTCACGGAATTCATCCGGGCGCTGCCGCGAGGGCTGGACACCGTGATCGGACAGAGGGGGGTGATGCTTTCCGGGGGAGAGCGGCAGCGGATTGCCATCGCGCGGGCCGTTCTGAAGGACCCCCGGGTTCTCCTTCTGGATGAAGCGACGTCCGCTCTGGACAGCGAGACGGACCGGCGAGTGCAGGACGCGATCGCCGAATGGGGGAGGGGGAGGACCGTTCTCGCCGTGGCGCATCGCTTGAGCACGATCCGACACGCGGATATTATTCTCGCGATGGATGCAGGCCGAATCATCGAACAAGGGACGCATGACGATCTCCTGGCGCGTGGAGGGCTTTATCACCACCTGTGGATGCTGCATGTCCGGGCCGAGGAACGCCAGACTCGGCCGATCGCACTGGCGCGATCATCGGCATGA
- a CDS encoding radical SAM protein, translated as MAVKTLDYYETILDKAHERAIPLTVHWDVTNVCHLDCVHCYRVVMDRPELTTDQVYGVLEGLASAGTLFITFSGGEIFMRRDFIEIARRSRELGFALRLLTTATMVNGTLADEIASWKPLAVLVSIYGAHPDIHDSITLRKGSFEKSVRGIRLLNERGVRTYMNMPIMKQNQDQYHDVMALGEKIGAKLRSDLSIVPKDNGDRSPQSLRLMPPELACFIKETTPGFAEEFVLRDYQNDDPLCGAGSSSAYISPYGDLMPCVAMRVAIGNLRERSFGDLWGEEQLKQIRALRFGDLKTCRSCSVKDYCSRCTGVAHLETGDLKGPSPTCCEQAEVVYQAVQSKEGRTSAPLRAAGLTEGSGNRSECSCGQVTCDNSTAG; from the coding sequence ATGGCCGTGAAGACTCTGGACTACTACGAGACGATTCTGGACAAGGCGCATGAGCGTGCCATCCCTCTCACCGTGCACTGGGACGTCACGAACGTGTGTCACCTGGACTGCGTGCATTGCTACCGCGTGGTCATGGACCGGCCGGAATTGACGACGGATCAGGTGTATGGCGTGTTGGAGGGGCTCGCGAGTGCGGGCACGCTGTTCATCACATTCAGCGGGGGGGAGATCTTCATGCGGCGAGATTTCATCGAGATCGCCCGGCGATCGCGCGAACTGGGCTTCGCCCTTCGCCTGCTGACGACTGCGACCATGGTGAACGGAACGCTGGCCGACGAAATCGCCTCTTGGAAGCCCCTCGCGGTTCTGGTGAGCATCTATGGAGCGCATCCGGACATTCACGATTCGATCACGCTCAGGAAGGGTTCATTCGAGAAGTCCGTGCGGGGAATTCGCCTCTTGAATGAACGGGGCGTCCGAACGTACATGAACATGCCGATCATGAAACAGAATCAGGATCAGTACCATGACGTCATGGCCTTGGGGGAAAAGATCGGCGCAAAGTTGCGAAGCGATCTTTCGATCGTGCCGAAGGACAACGGCGACCGATCGCCGCAAAGCCTCCGTCTCATGCCTCCGGAGCTCGCCTGCTTCATCAAGGAGACAACCCCCGGATTTGCGGAAGAGTTTGTGCTCAGGGACTATCAGAATGACGATCCGCTGTGCGGCGCGGGGTCGTCTTCCGCGTACATTTCTCCCTATGGAGATCTCATGCCGTGTGTGGCGATGCGGGTGGCCATCGGAAACCTGCGGGAACGCTCCTTCGGAGATCTGTGGGGAGAAGAACAGTTGAAGCAGATCCGCGCGCTTCGATTCGGGGACCTGAAAACCTGCCGGAGTTGCTCCGTGAAGGATTATTGCAGCCGATGCACCGGCGTGGCCCATCTGGAGACCGGGGATCTCAAGGGGCCTTCGCCGACCTGTTGTGAGCAGGCGGAGGTTGTGTATCAGGCCGTTCAGAGCAAAGAGGGGAGGACCTCAGCTCCCCTGCGAGCCGCGGGGCTGACGGAGGGATCTGGAAACCGCAGCGAATGTTCCTGCGGACAGGTAACATGCGACAATTCAACAGCCGGATAA
- a CDS encoding PqqD family protein, which produces MSAGNGVATIRRSPDVAHRIVDGEAVIVDPSTQEVHILNETGSFVWSLADGSMTAGAMAQRLSDAFEVDAETALKDVEELLATLTSKKLLVAEGGT; this is translated from the coding sequence ATGAGCGCGGGGAATGGCGTAGCCACGATCCGCCGCTCCCCCGATGTGGCGCATCGGATCGTGGACGGAGAAGCCGTGATCGTCGATCCTTCGACACAGGAGGTTCACATCCTGAACGAGACGGGAAGTTTTGTGTGGTCGCTGGCGGACGGTTCGATGACGGCCGGCGCCATGGCCCAACGACTCAGCGACGCCTTCGAGGTGGACGCGGAGACGGCGCTGAAAGACGTGGAAGAACTGCTGGCCACCCTTACCTCCAAGAAACTCCTGGTTGCCGAAGGGGGCACATGA
- a CDS encoding polysaccharide biosynthesis tyrosine autokinase, whose translation MTDIPSARVQTLPDVFRVFRKRKWIIALTAGVSMLVGLAFMRKQTAQFRARSTIEFEQAPFNVNSYVYLDESVEIATEIHVITSLPVMLSMAKRIGSIPADIGVEQALQDEKMLAILHKLQDRITARQRASTRILDILAVSSDPREARDMANGVATAFKDYRLERAAEKSRETRLVSSKSQEAMEVMLKTAEEAVSRFRREHGILGVEKNVEVNLRRMTEVEDGLSDLAQRRRRISELMDLLQREDLMERETVPSFEWTGAPAEYERIRGSLVSALLEKREKEILLTASHPDIRFAEDHIRSLARQLFELLDHALREVEERENRWVQDRLDLEGKNALFLESQIELGRLERQVARLQAMIDHADEAYQQAQLGGTMQSTNVRIVELAVTPTAPVQRVSLLPVFSMMAVGLILGMGLAFLRESFDFSLDTVHEVESFLKLPVLAIVPHFNLQETIEQERRLRKRMIAPDLTYATTMVVHHWPKSPVSEHFQSLRMVLRRKENLRVILVTSATPQEGKSFVTSNLALSFAQGNSKTVLVEGNTRRPTMHKIFPIENDVGLTNVASEGVDWRQCVKGVEHFLANGLDLKTLEMSPGLDNFHILNAGPTTVHPPTTLDLLMQRGILKELKETFETVIVDCPPTMPVADSTVLAPHVDGILLVYRIGKTSRDLLMRTIDQLRNAKGNIIGIVLNDVDYHGPYFYSRYQYRYQYYRYVPEADFEDKRWQERARDGAKEMARAGRVWWKGFRKKRKGSDPAEPGAAKGGSSVRAPQGGPPAA comes from the coding sequence ATGACGGACATTCCCTCAGCGAGGGTTCAGACGCTCCCGGACGTCTTCCGGGTGTTCCGGAAGCGGAAGTGGATCATCGCCCTTACGGCCGGCGTTTCCATGTTGGTGGGTCTTGCGTTCATGCGAAAACAGACCGCCCAATTCCGGGCGCGGTCCACCATCGAGTTCGAACAGGCGCCCTTCAACGTGAATTCCTACGTTTACCTGGATGAGTCCGTTGAGATCGCGACGGAGATTCATGTCATCACGAGTTTGCCGGTGATGCTGTCCATGGCGAAGAGGATCGGGAGCATCCCGGCGGACATCGGTGTTGAGCAGGCGCTCCAGGACGAGAAGATGTTGGCCATTCTGCACAAGCTTCAGGACCGGATAACGGCCAGGCAGCGCGCCTCGACGCGAATCCTGGACATCCTGGCGGTGAGCTCCGACCCGCGCGAGGCCCGGGATATGGCCAACGGGGTGGCGACGGCGTTCAAGGACTACCGGCTCGAGCGGGCGGCCGAGAAGAGCCGCGAGACCCGGCTGGTGAGCAGCAAGAGCCAGGAAGCGATGGAGGTCATGCTCAAGACCGCGGAGGAGGCGGTAAGCCGTTTTCGGCGCGAACACGGGATTCTCGGCGTGGAGAAGAACGTCGAGGTCAACCTGCGGCGGATGACCGAAGTCGAGGATGGGCTCTCAGACTTGGCCCAACGACGGCGACGGATCTCGGAGCTGATGGATCTCCTTCAACGTGAGGATCTCATGGAGCGGGAAACGGTGCCGTCTTTCGAGTGGACCGGCGCACCCGCCGAGTACGAGCGTATCCGAGGATCGCTCGTATCGGCCCTCCTGGAGAAACGGGAAAAGGAAATCCTGCTCACGGCGTCCCACCCGGACATCCGTTTCGCGGAGGACCATATCCGGTCGCTCGCGAGACAGCTCTTTGAACTTTTGGATCATGCCCTTCGTGAAGTGGAGGAGAGGGAGAACCGATGGGTCCAGGACAGGCTGGATCTGGAAGGGAAGAACGCCCTGTTCCTTGAGTCACAGATCGAGCTGGGGCGGCTGGAGCGGCAGGTGGCACGGCTCCAGGCCATGATCGACCACGCCGACGAGGCGTACCAGCAGGCCCAGCTCGGCGGGACGATGCAGAGTACCAACGTGCGGATCGTCGAACTGGCGGTGACGCCGACCGCACCGGTGCAGAGGGTATCCCTCCTGCCGGTGTTTTCGATGATGGCGGTGGGCTTGATTCTCGGGATGGGACTCGCGTTTCTGCGGGAATCGTTCGACTTCTCGCTTGACACCGTTCACGAGGTGGAGTCGTTTCTCAAGTTGCCCGTGCTGGCCATCGTGCCGCACTTCAACCTTCAGGAAACGATTGAGCAGGAGAGGCGTTTGCGGAAAAGGATGATCGCGCCGGATTTGACGTATGCCACCACCATGGTCGTGCATCATTGGCCGAAGTCGCCGGTGAGCGAGCATTTCCAGAGCCTGCGCATGGTGCTTCGGCGGAAAGAAAACCTGCGGGTCATTCTGGTCACGAGCGCCACGCCGCAGGAGGGCAAGTCGTTTGTCACGTCGAACCTCGCGCTTTCGTTTGCCCAGGGAAACTCGAAAACGGTGTTGGTGGAGGGGAATACCCGGAGGCCGACGATGCACAAGATCTTCCCCATCGAGAACGATGTCGGGTTGACCAATGTGGCTTCGGAGGGGGTCGACTGGCGGCAGTGCGTGAAGGGGGTGGAACACTTCCTGGCCAATGGACTGGACCTTAAGACGCTGGAGATGAGTCCGGGGCTGGACAATTTCCACATTCTGAACGCCGGACCGACCACCGTGCATCCGCCCACCACGCTGGACCTGCTCATGCAACGAGGGATTCTCAAGGAGCTGAAGGAAACCTTCGAGACCGTGATTGTGGATTGCCCGCCGACGATGCCCGTGGCGGACTCCACCGTGCTCGCGCCGCACGTGGACGGGATCCTGCTGGTCTATCGGATCGGGAAGACCTCGCGGGATCTTCTCATGCGGACGATCGATCAGCTTCGGAATGCGAAGGGGAACATCATTGGAATCGTGCTGAACGACGTGGACTATCATGGGCCGTACTTTTATTCGCGGTACCAGTATCGCTACCAGTACTACCGTTACGTTCCAGAGGCCGACTTCGAGGACAAGAGATGGCAGGAGCGGGCGCGTGATGGCGCGAAAGAGATGGCGCGGGCGGGGAGGGTGTGGTGGAAAGGATTCCGCAAGAAGCGGAAAGGATCCGATCCGGCGGAGCCGGGAGCGGCCAAGGGCGGTTCTTCGGTGAGGGCCCCTCAGGGAGGTCCTCCAGCCGCCTGA
- a CDS encoding HD domain-containing protein, which translates to MSPVLPAGDLALNELSAAMKEQREMVRSKYLGLKEEFQKILDRLKNQRSFDEPYLFNLLTDVLTDMESRPELWIEKVFQYDVAAYQGDFIAEHSLNVGILSMALGFELDVRGRDNLILGAGALLHDIGMCELPADLIDMPRPLTERERRIVESHPTEGRRLLEGSQLSDAFARLVYQEQERQDGTGYPQQLKGDEIDTYARIIGFCDTIESITHFRPYRKPKSFYEGFQILVSEGKEKFPKDVWIAALRRITPYPPGTLVRLSNEKLARVLKTSSANPLKPVVELVGEPVARLSAVKVLDLKRSPMLYIKEQVQDSPAVSDDGKHVAAPGPEKEK; encoded by the coding sequence ATGAGTCCCGTTTTGCCGGCCGGCGATCTGGCTTTGAACGAGCTTTCCGCTGCGATGAAGGAACAGCGGGAGATGGTTCGTTCCAAGTACTTGGGTCTGAAGGAGGAATTCCAGAAAATTCTGGACAGGCTGAAGAATCAGCGCAGTTTTGACGAGCCGTATTTGTTCAATCTCCTGACCGATGTTCTTACCGACATGGAGAGCCGCCCCGAGCTGTGGATCGAAAAGGTCTTTCAGTACGACGTGGCCGCGTACCAGGGAGATTTCATCGCCGAACATTCGCTCAACGTGGGCATTCTGTCCATGGCCTTGGGCTTCGAACTGGACGTTCGGGGGCGGGACAACCTGATACTCGGGGCCGGGGCGCTGCTCCACGACATCGGGATGTGCGAGCTGCCGGCCGACCTGATCGACATGCCGCGGCCGCTGACCGAGCGCGAACGGCGCATCGTTGAAAGCCATCCCACGGAGGGCCGGAGGTTGTTGGAAGGATCGCAACTGAGCGATGCGTTTGCGCGGCTGGTTTATCAGGAGCAGGAACGGCAGGACGGGACCGGGTATCCCCAGCAGCTCAAAGGCGACGAGATCGACACCTATGCGCGGATCATCGGCTTCTGCGATACGATCGAGAGCATCACGCACTTCCGCCCGTACCGGAAGCCAAAATCCTTCTATGAGGGATTTCAGATTCTCGTTTCGGAGGGGAAGGAGAAGTTTCCCAAAGACGTCTGGATTGCCGCCCTGCGCCGGATCACACCGTATCCACCTGGAACTCTCGTGCGGTTGTCGAACGAGAAACTGGCGCGGGTCTTAAAGACCAGTTCGGCGAATCCTCTCAAGCCGGTGGTCGAATTGGTGGGCGAGCCGGTGGCGCGCCTTTCCGCGGTGAAGGTTCTCGACCTGAAGCGGAGCCCGATGCTTTACATCAAGGAGCAGGTGCAGGATTCGCCGGCCGTTTCGGACGACGGGAAGCACGTCGCGGCACCCGGCCCAGAGAAAGAGAAGTGA